A window of the Sphingobium sp. CAP-1 genome harbors these coding sequences:
- a CDS encoding low affinity iron permease family protein: protein MFDRFFASLSHRVANWAGQPIAFVLALAIVLTWLVTGPVFHYSDTWQLVINTGTTIVTFLMVFLIQNAQNRDGSAIQAKLDELIRAVDAARNDFIGIEHLTEAELERIKSVLERECGDDESHRLAIERLIQRR from the coding sequence ATGTTCGACCGCTTTTTCGCCAGCCTGTCGCACCGTGTCGCAAACTGGGCGGGCCAGCCGATCGCCTTCGTGCTGGCGCTGGCCATAGTCCTGACCTGGCTCGTGACCGGGCCAGTCTTTCATTATTCCGATACGTGGCAACTGGTCATCAACACCGGCACCACCATCGTCACCTTCCTGATGGTGTTCCTGATCCAGAACGCGCAGAATCGCGATGGCTCCGCCATTCAGGCCAAGCTGGACGAACTGATCCGCGCGGTGGACGCCGCCCGCAACGACTTTATCGGCATCGAACATCTCACCGAAGCGGAACTGGAGCGGATCAAGAGCGTGCTGGAACGCGAATGCGGCGACGATGAAAGCCACCGTCTCGCCATAGAAAGACTGATTCAACGCCGCTGA